A window from Pseudopipra pipra isolate bDixPip1 chromosome 25, bDixPip1.hap1, whole genome shotgun sequence encodes these proteins:
- the KLHDC8A gene encoding kelch domain-containing protein 8A, which translates to MELANTKDFQWKSLAPLPSRRVYSTLVEAGGQVFAIGGCDDNGVPVDSFEVYSPEADQWTALPPMPTARAGVAVATLGKRIMVVGGVGANQLPLKVVEMYNVDEGRWKKRSSLREAAMGISVTAKDYRVYAAGGMGSDLRPHNFLQHYDMLKDIWVSLAAMPTPRYAATSFLRGTKIYVLGGRQSKYAVNAFEVFDTDTRSWTKFPNIPNKRAFSSFVPTEDRLFSLGGLRQGRLYRQPKFMRTVDVFDVEQGGWMKMERSCYLKKRRADFVAGYLKGRVVVAGGLGNQPTVLESAEAFHPEKNKWESLPPMPTPRCACSSIVVRNCLLAVGGVSQGLSTAVEALCLSDS; encoded by the exons ATGGAGCTGGCCAACACCAAGGACTTCCAGTGGAAATCCCTGGCCCCGCTGCCGAGCCGCAGGGTCTACTCCACGCTGGTGGAGGCCGGGGGGCAGGTCTTCGCCATCGGGGGCTGCGACGACAACGGGGTCCCCGTGGACTCCTTCGAGGTCTATTCCCCCGAGGCCGACCAGTGGACAGCCCTGCCCCCCATGCCCACGGCCCGGGCAGGGGTGGCCGTGGCCACGCTGGGCAAGAGGATCATGGTGGTCGGAGGGGTCGGGGCCAACCAGCTGCCGCTGAAGGTGGTGGAGATGTACAACGTGGACGAGGGCAGGTGGAAGAAGAGGAGCTCGCTGAGGGAGGCGGCCATGGGCATCTCGGTGACGGCCAAAG ACTACAGGGTGTATGCAGCTGGTGGGATGGGATCTGACCTGCGGCCACACAACTTCCTGCAGCACTATGACATGCTCAAGGACATCTGGGTGTCCCTGGCAGCCATGCCCACGCCCCGCTACGCTGCCACCTCCTTCCTCAGGGGCACCAAGATCTACGTGCTGG gTGGAAGGCAGTCCAAGTACGCCGTCAACGCCTTCGAGGTCTTCGACACGGACACCAGGTCGTGGACCAAGTTTCCCAACATTCCCAACAAAAGGGCCTTCTCCAGCTTCGTGCCCACGGAGGACAGGCTGTTCAGCCTCGGGGGGCTGCGGCAGGGGCGGCTCTACAGGCAGCCCAAGTTCATGAGGACCGTGGACGTGTTTGACGTGGAGCAAG gTGGCTGGATGAAGATGGAGCGCTCCTGCTACCTGAAGAAGAGGCGAGCAGACTTCGTGGCTGGGTACCTGAAAGGCAGAGTTGTCGTGGCTGGGGGACTAG GAAACCAGCCGACCGTCCTGGAGTCTGCAGAGGCCTTTCACCCCGAGAAGAACAAGTGGGAGAGCCTCCCCCCCATGCCCACCCCGCGCtgtgcctgctccagcatcGTGGTGCGGAACTGCCTGCTGGCCGTGGGGGGGGTGAGCCAGGGCCTGAGCACGGCTGTGGAGGCCCTGTGCCTCTCGGATTCCTAG